Proteins co-encoded in one uncultured Draconibacterium sp. genomic window:
- a CDS encoding redoxin domain-containing protein, which produces MKRVMFILMAFVLAMGVALAGDYKIPLIGSKAPEFTANTTNGEMTFPNDFGNSWKILFSHPADFTPVCTSELLELAHLQPTFEKLGVKVAVISTDNVELHNMWKAHIEELDYKNRGPIDIEFPIIEDIDGKSSKLYGMLHEPVSTDRDIRGVFIIDDKNIVRSVNFYPVEVGRNMSEYVRMVEAFKLVDNEKVFTPANWEDGDDVLVPYFPYTKEELALEPELKDQYYNVGDRMWFKRIGESAVKK; this is translated from the coding sequence ATGAAACGAGTAATGTTCATCTTAATGGCCTTTGTCCTGGCCATGGGAGTCGCCTTGGCGGGCGATTATAAAATTCCCTTAATAGGATCGAAGGCGCCGGAATTCACTGCAAACACTACAAATGGAGAGATGACTTTCCCAAATGATTTTGGAAATAGCTGGAAGATACTTTTTAGTCATCCGGCCGACTTTACACCAGTTTGTACATCGGAATTACTTGAACTGGCACATCTGCAACCAACATTCGAAAAATTGGGTGTTAAGGTGGCGGTAATTTCAACTGATAATGTGGAGTTGCATAATATGTGGAAGGCTCATATCGAGGAACTTGATTACAAAAACAGAGGGCCGATTGATATTGAATTTCCAATTATAGAGGATATTGACGGAAAGTCGTCGAAACTGTACGGGATGTTACATGAGCCCGTTAGTACTGATCGCGATATAAGAGGGGTATTTATTATTGACGACAAAAATATTGTTCGCTCGGTAAATTTCTATCCGGTTGAAGTTGGGCGAAATATGAGCGAGTATGTTAGGATGGTGGAAGCCTTTAAATTGGTAGACAATGAAAAGGTTTTTACTCCGGCAAACTGGGAAGATGGTGATGATGTTCTGGTTCCGTATTTTCCATATACCAAAGAGGAATTGGCGCTAGAGCCTGAACTAAAAGATCAGTATTACAATGTTGGCGACCGAATGTGGTTTAAACGCATCGGCGAGAGTGCTGTTAAGAAATAA
- a CDS encoding valine--tRNA ligase: protein MSQMEIPSKYNPAEVEDKWYKYWMDNKYFHSTPDEREPYTIVIPPPNVTGVLHMGHMLNNTIQDILVRRARMTGKNACWVPGTDHASIATEAKVVNKLNAEGVDKYDLSRDEFLKHAWEWTDKHGGIILEQLKKLGASCDWDRTAFTMDEARSESVIKVFVDLFNKGLIYRGVRMVNWDPAAKTALSDEEVIYKEMQGKLYYLNYKIEGEDGFVTIATTRPETILGDTAVCVNPNDERFLHLKGKRVLVPLINRSIPIIEDEYVDMEFGTGCLKITPAHDINDYEIGLKYNLPSIDIFNDNGTLNEKAELFVGEDRFDVRDKIVPELEKAGNLAKIEDYTNKVGFSERTDVIIEPKLSAQWFLKMEELVKPALENVMNDTIAFHPPKFKNTYKHWMGNIKDWCISRQLWWGHQIPVYYLPDGTYVCAESAEEALAIAKEKSGNTELTAADLKQDEDALDTWFSSWLWPISVFDGVREPENEEVNYYYPSSDLVTAPDIIFFWVARMIIAGYEYRDDFPFKNVYFTGMVRDAQRRKMSKSLGNSPDPLDLIAKYGADGVRVGMLLCSPAGGDLLFDEGLPQQGAGFSTKIWNAFRLVKNWEVSSDIEQPEHSRLAIEWFKNKLAQVVETLNTQFDSFRISEALMTVYTTVRDEFSGWLLEMVKPGYQQPIDALTYAEIVELFDQMLRLMHPFMPFITEEIWQLLDERKEGESIMVSQLPANTSYDTGLLAAFEDVKEAVSGIRKIRKDKNIAFKDAIDFSVQKGDKGFDSKFNSILIKLGNLTELTIVEEEVKGAASFRVKSTSFYIPLDGFIDVEEELAKLEEELKYAKGFLNSVMKKLSNERFVNNAPEAVVAKEKAKQADAEANIKVLEERIASMK from the coding sequence ATGAGTCAGATGGAAATTCCGAGCAAGTACAACCCGGCCGAGGTTGAAGATAAGTGGTACAAATACTGGATGGACAATAAATATTTCCACTCCACACCCGACGAGCGTGAACCTTACACAATTGTAATTCCGCCGCCAAACGTAACCGGTGTGTTACACATGGGGCACATGCTTAACAATACTATTCAGGATATTCTGGTCCGCCGTGCGCGTATGACCGGTAAAAATGCCTGTTGGGTGCCGGGGACCGACCATGCATCGATTGCTACCGAAGCAAAGGTGGTAAATAAACTAAATGCTGAAGGAGTTGACAAGTATGACCTTTCGCGAGACGAATTCTTGAAACATGCCTGGGAGTGGACCGATAAACACGGTGGTATTATTCTTGAGCAGCTGAAAAAACTGGGTGCCTCGTGCGACTGGGATCGCACAGCTTTTACTATGGATGAAGCCCGCAGCGAGTCCGTAATCAAAGTCTTTGTCGACCTGTTTAACAAAGGACTGATTTACCGCGGGGTGCGTATGGTAAACTGGGACCCGGCAGCAAAAACTGCACTTTCTGATGAGGAAGTGATCTACAAAGAAATGCAGGGTAAACTGTATTACCTGAATTATAAAATTGAAGGAGAAGATGGTTTTGTAACCATTGCAACTACACGTCCTGAAACTATTTTGGGTGATACAGCCGTTTGTGTAAACCCGAACGACGAGCGTTTTTTGCATCTTAAAGGGAAACGTGTTTTGGTACCACTAATCAACCGTTCAATACCGATTATCGAAGATGAATATGTTGACATGGAATTTGGTACCGGTTGTTTGAAAATTACACCTGCCCATGATATTAATGACTACGAAATAGGGTTGAAATACAACCTGCCATCCATCGATATTTTTAACGACAACGGAACGCTAAATGAAAAGGCGGAGCTGTTTGTTGGTGAAGATCGTTTTGATGTTCGCGATAAAATTGTTCCTGAACTGGAAAAAGCAGGAAATCTGGCTAAAATAGAAGACTATACAAATAAAGTTGGTTTCTCGGAGCGTACCGATGTAATCATTGAGCCAAAATTGTCTGCACAGTGGTTCCTAAAAATGGAAGAGCTGGTAAAACCGGCTTTGGAGAACGTGATGAACGATACCATTGCTTTTCATCCGCCGAAATTTAAAAATACCTACAAGCACTGGATGGGCAACATTAAAGACTGGTGTATTAGCCGCCAGTTGTGGTGGGGGCACCAAATTCCGGTGTATTACCTGCCCGACGGAACTTATGTTTGTGCCGAATCTGCAGAAGAAGCACTGGCTATTGCCAAAGAAAAATCGGGCAATACAGAATTGACTGCTGCTGATTTAAAACAAGACGAAGATGCTTTGGATACCTGGTTTTCGAGTTGGTTGTGGCCAATTTCGGTTTTCGATGGAGTTCGTGAGCCGGAAAACGAAGAGGTAAACTATTATTACCCAAGTTCGGATTTGGTAACAGCGCCTGATATTATTTTCTTTTGGGTGGCCCGAATGATTATTGCCGGTTACGAGTACCGCGATGATTTCCCGTTTAAGAACGTGTATTTTACCGGAATGGTGCGCGATGCACAACGCCGGAAAATGTCGAAATCGCTGGGTAACTCACCCGATCCGCTGGACTTAATCGCCAAATACGGTGCCGACGGTGTTCGTGTGGGAATGTTGCTTTGTTCTCCTGCAGGTGGCGATTTGCTTTTCGACGAAGGCCTGCCGCAACAAGGTGCCGGATTCTCGACAAAAATATGGAACGCCTTCCGCTTGGTAAAAAACTGGGAAGTATCTTCTGATATCGAACAACCGGAACATTCAAGACTGGCCATCGAGTGGTTTAAGAATAAACTGGCTCAGGTGGTAGAAACGTTGAATACACAGTTTGATAGCTTCCGAATTTCGGAGGCGTTGATGACCGTTTATACTACTGTTCGCGACGAATTCTCGGGGTGGTTACTTGAAATGGTAAAACCGGGCTATCAACAACCAATTGATGCCTTAACTTATGCTGAAATCGTTGAACTGTTCGACCAGATGTTGCGCTTGATGCATCCTTTTATGCCGTTTATTACTGAAGAAATCTGGCAGTTGCTTGATGAGCGTAAAGAAGGCGAAAGTATCATGGTCAGCCAGTTGCCGGCAAATACCAGTTACGATACAGGATTACTTGCTGCTTTCGAAGATGTAAAAGAAGCTGTTTCGGGAATTCGTAAAATCCGTAAAGACAAAAATATTGCCTTTAAAGATGCCATCGATTTTTCGGTACAAAAAGGAGATAAAGGTTTTGATTCCAAATTCAACAGTATTCTTATTAAACTGGGTAATCTTACTGAGCTGACTATTGTTGAGGAAGAGGTTAAAGGAGCGGCTTCATTTCGTGTAAAATCGACCAGTTTCTATATTCCGCTTGATGGATTTATTGATGTGGAAGAAGAATTGGCAAAACTGGAAGAGGAATTGAAATACGCCAAAGGATTTCTGAATTCGGTAATGAAAAAGCTGAGTAACGAACGCTTTGTAAATAATGCACCCGAAGCGGTAGTTGCCAAAGAAAAAGCAAAACAGGCAGATGCCGAAGCCAATATAAAAGTGTTGGAAGAGCGCATCGCTTCAATGAAATAA
- a CDS encoding nucleoside transporter C-terminal domain-containing protein, producing the protein MKKNINMKRIMLLLVVITGIFFLQPLAAHAGETMLATADAVAQQTDTSNILLAKERQTPFSIMTLFRGLLGMVVLVFIGYIFSSDRRNIPWRTVGIGLLMQILLALGVLYVPIVEAGFAFFGKIFVKVLDFTKEGSVFLLGDLMDADTYGYIFLFQVLPTIIFFSALTSLLFYWGIIQKIVYGLAWVFTKVLRISGAEALSVAGNIFLGQTESPLMIKAYLDKMSKSEILLVMTGGMATLAGGVLAAYIALLGGDDPQLRLEFAKHLLTASVMAAPAAIVFSKMLVPPTDAINKTIDVNRDKIGSNVLDAITNGTTEGVKLAVNVAAMLLAFIAFIAMFNFIFTKVGAITHLNDVIANVTDGKYNELSLQFILGYTFSPIMWLIGVCPEDIAVVGRLLGEKLILTEFIGYVSLADLKAAGVFAEPKSIIMATYILCGFANFSSIGIQIGGIGALAPKRRVLLSQYGMRALLAGTLASLMSATIIGAILG; encoded by the coding sequence ATGAAGAAAAATATTAATATGAAACGCATCATGTTGTTGCTGGTCGTAATTACCGGCATTTTCTTTTTACAACCGCTCGCTGCTCATGCCGGCGAAACAATGCTTGCGACAGCCGACGCAGTGGCACAACAAACCGATACTTCAAATATTCTTTTGGCAAAAGAACGACAAACTCCTTTCTCAATTATGACCCTTTTTCGGGGATTATTAGGAATGGTTGTATTGGTCTTTATCGGTTATATTTTTAGTTCCGATCGACGCAATATTCCCTGGAGAACTGTTGGAATTGGCCTGTTAATGCAAATTTTATTGGCATTAGGAGTTTTGTACGTACCTATTGTGGAGGCCGGCTTTGCATTTTTCGGAAAGATATTCGTTAAGGTGCTCGACTTCACCAAAGAGGGGAGTGTTTTTCTTTTGGGCGATCTGATGGATGCTGATACCTATGGTTATATATTTCTTTTTCAGGTGTTACCAACAATTATTTTCTTTTCGGCTTTAACCAGTTTGTTATTTTACTGGGGAATTATCCAGAAGATTGTTTACGGATTGGCGTGGGTGTTTACCAAAGTCCTTCGAATTTCAGGAGCAGAAGCGCTTTCGGTAGCCGGGAATATTTTTCTTGGGCAAACCGAATCGCCATTGATGATTAAAGCCTACCTGGATAAAATGAGCAAATCGGAAATTCTGTTGGTAATGACCGGTGGGATGGCAACGCTTGCCGGAGGTGTTTTGGCGGCATACATTGCTTTGCTTGGTGGCGACGATCCACAACTACGACTTGAATTTGCAAAACACCTGCTTACTGCATCAGTAATGGCAGCTCCTGCAGCTATTGTCTTTTCGAAAATGCTAGTGCCTCCTACCGACGCAATTAATAAAACCATTGATGTGAATCGCGATAAAATTGGTAGCAATGTGTTGGATGCCATTACAAACGGAACAACAGAAGGAGTAAAACTAGCGGTAAATGTGGCTGCAATGCTTTTGGCTTTTATTGCTTTTATTGCTATGTTCAATTTTATATTTACAAAAGTGGGTGCCATCACACATTTAAACGATGTTATTGCCAATGTTACCGATGGAAAATACAATGAACTGTCGCTGCAATTTATTTTGGGCTATACCTTTTCGCCGATTATGTGGCTAATTGGAGTGTGTCCTGAAGATATTGCTGTGGTTGGTCGTTTGCTGGGCGAAAAACTGATTCTTACCGAATTTATCGGCTATGTTTCGCTGGCCGACTTAAAAGCAGCTGGTGTATTTGCTGAACCCAAGTCGATTATTATGGCTACCTATATATTGTGTGGTTTCGCCAACTTTTCATCAATCGGTATTCAAATTGGCGGAATCGGAGCGCTGGCACCAAAACGTAGGGTGTTGCTTTCGCAATACGGAATGCGTGCTTTATTAGCCGGGACTTTGGCTTCTTTAATGTCGGCAACCATTATCGGTGCAATTCTAGGGTGA
- a CDS encoding bifunctional nuclease family protein yields the protein MQKIRLNILGLSVSQTQSGAYALVLAEEEGERRIPIIIGPVEAQAIAIQLEGLKPPRPLTHDLIKNMALAFDIALLEVTIYKLEEGIFYSELLCEMNGKEIRIDSRTSDAVALALRFRCPIYTSEEILQKAGIVLESDDENSPVRSMIDEDELETTGSSYAQYSTNDLQELLNEAIEDEDYEKASIIRDELNKREK from the coding sequence ATGCAAAAAATACGCTTAAACATTTTAGGATTATCGGTAAGTCAAACCCAGTCGGGGGCTTATGCGTTGGTGTTGGCAGAAGAAGAAGGTGAACGCAGAATTCCTATAATTATAGGGCCAGTTGAAGCACAGGCGATTGCCATTCAGCTGGAAGGATTAAAACCTCCGCGGCCACTTACTCACGATTTAATAAAAAACATGGCTCTGGCTTTTGATATTGCGTTGCTGGAGGTAACTATATACAAGTTAGAAGAAGGAATTTTTTATTCCGAACTCTTGTGTGAGATGAACGGCAAGGAAATCCGAATTGATTCGCGAACATCCGATGCGGTGGCTTTGGCGCTTCGTTTCAGGTGCCCGATTTATACCTCGGAAGAAATTTTACAGAAAGCCGGAATTGTATTGGAATCGGATGATGAAAATTCTCCGGTGCGCAGTATGATCGATGAGGATGAGCTTGAGACAACCGGTTCTTCATATGCGCAATATTCAACCAACGATTTGCAGGAATTGCTGAATGAAGCCATCGAAGACGAGGATTATGAAAAAGCGTCTATAATTCGTGATGAATTAAATAAACGAGAAAAGTAA
- a CDS encoding ATP-binding protein, which yields MYRTFFRIFIPLFILFTGVVFTIRKIQYNSDRLILLSSERFDIDQESKSIHRDLNYIIGDLQIMAALDFFDALWRDPNNQETKNRIATIFRKVSNQRQFYDQIRLFNSKGEEMVRVNLKDSVAVVVAEKDLQNKSQRPYFFNTLKLNRNEVYVSPFDLNIENKKIEIPLKPILRFATPVFDEKGEKKGILVFNYLGEYMLRNSEPGDISRFKKHFMLLNKDSYWLKAPEEKLEWGFMFDNKKSVNFQYYHPEEWKIISSQTSGQFENDRGLFTFNTIYPLENNDSEFIWTEQEAFQAAQNYYWKAVAFVSRDELCESNRERSIELLIVYLLLIILSGWGAWVLARSINRRKLAEEKIHENLMKLQDLNATKDRFFSIIAHDLRSPFNTMLGFGEMLKEEVDNEKTEHLKEYTYYLYSGIQKTYNLLNGLLDWANLQRHKVAFEPKTIDVERCVDEIFQVLELSALNKKLTLAKFVPEKMELIADRNMFSTIVRNLLSNAIKFTPEGGTVTFIAKFNDGKSIFTVADTGIGIGPENFRKLFKVDESFSTAGTNKESGTGLGLVLCKELVERHGGVIWGESEKGKGAKFHFTIPLP from the coding sequence ATGTATCGAACTTTTTTTAGAATCTTTATTCCCCTTTTTATTCTGTTTACAGGAGTTGTTTTTACTATTAGGAAAATTCAGTATAATTCTGACAGGCTGATATTATTAAGTTCAGAGAGATTCGATATCGATCAGGAATCGAAGAGCATTCACCGTGATCTTAATTATATTATTGGAGATCTTCAGATTATGGCTGCACTGGATTTCTTTGATGCATTATGGCGGGATCCCAACAATCAGGAAACGAAAAATAGAATTGCAACTATTTTTCGAAAAGTGAGCAATCAGCGTCAGTTTTACGATCAAATTCGTTTGTTTAATAGCAAGGGCGAAGAAATGGTGCGGGTAAATTTGAAAGATAGTGTGGCAGTGGTAGTGGCAGAAAAGGACTTGCAAAACAAAAGTCAACGCCCTTATTTTTTTAATACTTTAAAACTTAACCGCAACGAAGTTTATGTATCTCCATTCGACCTGAACATTGAAAATAAAAAGATTGAAATTCCATTAAAACCGATTTTGCGTTTTGCGACTCCAGTGTTTGATGAGAAGGGTGAGAAGAAAGGAATACTGGTGTTCAATTATCTTGGAGAGTACATGCTTCGGAATTCGGAACCAGGTGACATAAGTCGTTTTAAGAAGCATTTTATGTTGTTGAATAAGGACAGCTACTGGCTAAAAGCTCCCGAGGAGAAATTGGAGTGGGGTTTTATGTTCGATAATAAAAAGTCGGTAAACTTTCAATATTACCATCCTGAGGAGTGGAAAATAATCTCATCTCAAACTTCGGGGCAATTCGAAAATGACAGGGGACTTTTTACGTTTAACACTATTTATCCGTTAGAAAATAACGATTCAGAATTTATATGGACCGAGCAAGAGGCATTTCAGGCTGCTCAAAACTATTACTGGAAAGCAGTAGCGTTTGTTTCCAGAGATGAACTGTGTGAAAGTAACAGGGAAAGAAGTATTGAGTTGCTGATTGTTTATTTGTTATTAATAATTCTGAGCGGATGGGGTGCATGGGTGCTGGCGCGCTCGATAAACAGACGCAAATTAGCTGAAGAAAAAATTCATGAAAATCTCATGAAACTTCAGGATTTGAATGCAACAAAAGATCGCTTTTTCTCGATTATTGCACACGACCTGAGAAGTCCGTTTAATACCATGCTTGGTTTTGGCGAAATGCTGAAAGAGGAGGTTGATAATGAAAAAACAGAGCATCTAAAAGAATATACATATTATTTGTATAGTGGGATACAGAAAACCTATAATTTGCTCAATGGGTTGCTCGATTGGGCCAACCTGCAACGGCATAAAGTGGCCTTTGAGCCTAAAACGATTGATGTGGAGCGTTGTGTGGATGAAATTTTTCAGGTTTTAGAGCTAAGTGCCCTGAATAAAAAACTAACACTTGCGAAGTTTGTTCCTGAAAAAATGGAATTGATAGCTGATAGGAATATGTTTAGTACCATTGTGCGCAACCTGCTAAGCAATGCAATTAAATTTACTCCCGAAGGCGGTACTGTTACATTCATCGCAAAATTTAATGACGGAAAGTCCATTTTTACCGTTGCCGACACAGGAATTGGAATCGGCCCCGAAAATTTCAGGAAATTGTTTAAAGTCGACGAAAGCTTTTCAACAGCAGGTACCAACAAAGAGTCGGGTACCGGACTGGGGCTTGTTCTTTGTAAAGAGCTGGTGGAGAGACATGGCGGAGTGATCTGGGGCGAAAGCGAAAAAGGAAAAGGAGCGAAATTTCATTTTACTATCCCGCTTCCTTAA
- the rplU gene encoding 50S ribosomal protein L21 — MYAIVEIAGQQFKVEKDKKLFVHHLDAEEGASVDFDKVLLVDNDGKVAVGTPTVKGAKITAKVLEHVKGEKVIVFKKKRRKSYQKMNGHRQQFTQIQVETIVG, encoded by the coding sequence ATGTACGCGATTGTTGAAATTGCAGGACAGCAATTCAAAGTAGAAAAAGACAAGAAACTTTTCGTACATCATCTGGATGCAGAAGAAGGAGCATCAGTTGATTTCGACAAAGTATTGTTGGTTGACAACGACGGTAAAGTTGCCGTTGGAACTCCAACCGTAAAAGGTGCTAAGATTACAGCCAAAGTGCTGGAACATGTAAAAGGCGAAAAAGTGATCGTTTTCAAAAAGAAACGTCGTAAGAGTTATCAAAAAATGAACGGTCATCGTCAGCAATTTACTCAAATTCAAGTAGAAACCATTGTTGGATAA
- the serS gene encoding serine--tRNA ligase → MLNLKFIQDNPELVVEKLKRKNFNASEIVSTIIDLNTKKNKLQGEADSAKAEMNKISKEIGMLFREGKHEEANAAKERTAELKENIKNFDVDFAAIEEKVYDLQVQLPNLPHESVPAGKGEDDNEVIKRVGDIPSMDEKALPHWELAAKYNLIDFELGVKLTGAGFPVYRGKGAQLQRALINFFLAEASKAGYEEIQPPLAVNEASGFGTGQLPDKEGQMYHITEDNLYLIPTAEVPVTNIYRDVILDAKDLPYKNTAYSACFRREAGSYGKDVRGLNRLHQFDKVEIVQIAHPDKSYEILDGMVAHVEGLVAKLGLPYRILRLCGGDISFTSALTYDFEVFSAAQEKWLEVSSVSNFESFQANRLKLRFREEGVKKPQIAHTLNGSALALPRIVAALLENNQTPEGIKIPEVLVPFTGFDMIS, encoded by the coding sequence ATGCTCAACTTAAAATTTATACAAGACAATCCGGAGTTAGTAGTAGAAAAACTAAAACGCAAAAATTTCAATGCTTCGGAAATTGTTTCAACGATTATAGATCTTAATACAAAAAAAAATAAACTTCAGGGTGAAGCAGACTCGGCAAAAGCTGAAATGAATAAAATTTCGAAAGAAATTGGAATGCTTTTCCGCGAAGGCAAACACGAAGAAGCTAACGCTGCCAAAGAACGCACTGCCGAGCTAAAAGAAAACATTAAAAACTTTGATGTTGATTTTGCAGCCATTGAAGAGAAAGTTTACGATTTGCAGGTTCAACTGCCTAACTTACCTCATGAATCGGTTCCTGCCGGAAAAGGCGAAGATGACAATGAGGTAATAAAACGAGTGGGCGACATTCCTAGCATGGATGAAAAAGCATTGCCACACTGGGAGCTGGCGGCCAAATACAACCTGATTGATTTTGAGCTGGGTGTAAAACTTACCGGTGCCGGATTTCCGGTTTACCGCGGAAAAGGAGCGCAATTGCAGCGTGCACTTATCAATTTCTTTTTAGCCGAAGCATCAAAAGCAGGTTACGAAGAAATTCAACCGCCGCTGGCAGTTAACGAAGCATCGGGTTTTGGAACCGGTCAGTTGCCCGATAAAGAGGGCCAGATGTACCACATTACCGAAGACAACCTTTATCTTATTCCAACAGCAGAAGTTCCGGTAACCAATATTTACCGCGATGTAATTTTGGATGCCAAAGACCTGCCTTATAAAAATACCGCATATAGTGCCTGTTTCCGTCGCGAAGCCGGTTCGTACGGTAAAGATGTTCGTGGGCTGAACCGTTTGCACCAGTTCGACAAAGTGGAAATTGTACAAATTGCACATCCCGATAAATCATATGAGATTTTGGATGGAATGGTAGCTCACGTTGAAGGTTTGGTGGCCAAACTTGGCTTGCCTTATCGTATTCTGCGTTTGTGTGGTGGCGATATTAGTTTTACTTCAGCCTTAACATACGATTTTGAAGTATTTTCTGCAGCACAGGAAAAATGGCTGGAAGTAAGCTCAGTTTCCAACTTCGAATCGTTCCAGGCCAACCGTCTGAAGTTACGTTTCCGCGAAGAAGGTGTGAAGAAACCACAAATTGCACACACCCTTAACGGAAGTGCGTTGGCATTACCTCGTATTGTTGCGGCCTTGCTCGAAAATAACCAAACACCTGAAGGCATTAAAATTCCTGAGGTACTGGTTCCGTTTACTGGTTTTGATATGATCAGTTAG
- a CDS encoding aspartate-semialdehyde dehydrogenase, whose translation MKVAIVGVSGAVGQEFLKVLAERDFPMDELVIFGSARSAGKTYEFKGKQLTVKELKHGDDFKDIDIALTSAGAGVSKEYAETITKHGAIMIDNSSAFRYVDDVPLVVPEVNPEDSKNRPRNIIANPNCSTIQMVVALKPIENLSKIKRVRVATYQAASGAGAQGIAELEQQVKDVAEGKPAKVEKFSHQLAMNIIPHIDVFLDNDYTKEEMKMNWETKKIMHTDAEVSATCVRIPVARAHSEAIWVETEKPLTAEAVTKAFEAFEGLTVIDNPAKNEYPMPLFVSGKDDVYVGRIRQDVTDPNSITFWCVGDQIKKGAALNAVQIAEWLIKNGEVK comes from the coding sequence ATGAAGGTTGCAATTGTTGGAGTTAGTGGCGCTGTTGGACAGGAGTTCCTGAAAGTGCTTGCTGAGCGGGACTTCCCGATGGATGAATTGGTAATATTTGGATCGGCAAGAAGTGCCGGCAAAACTTACGAATTTAAGGGTAAACAGCTTACAGTTAAAGAACTCAAACACGGCGACGATTTTAAAGATATTGATATTGCGCTGACTTCGGCAGGTGCCGGTGTTTCAAAAGAATATGCTGAAACAATTACCAAGCATGGTGCGATTATGATCGACAACTCAAGCGCATTTCGTTATGTCGACGATGTGCCGCTGGTAGTGCCCGAGGTGAATCCTGAAGATTCAAAAAACCGTCCGCGTAATATTATTGCCAATCCAAACTGTTCAACCATTCAGATGGTTGTTGCGCTGAAACCGATTGAGAACCTATCGAAGATTAAACGTGTTCGCGTGGCTACTTACCAGGCAGCAAGTGGTGCCGGCGCACAGGGAATTGCAGAGTTGGAACAGCAGGTAAAAGATGTGGCTGAAGGCAAGCCTGCGAAAGTGGAGAAATTTTCACATCAGCTGGCCATGAATATTATCCCGCACATCGATGTTTTCCTTGATAACGATTACACCAAGGAGGAAATGAAGATGAACTGGGAGACTAAAAAAATTATGCACACCGACGCAGAGGTAAGCGCAACTTGTGTGCGTATTCCGGTGGCGCGAGCACACTCGGAAGCTATCTGGGTGGAGACTGAAAAACCACTGACAGCAGAAGCTGTAACAAAAGCTTTCGAAGCATTTGAAGGGTTGACAGTGATCGATAATCCGGCGAAAAACGAATATCCAATGCCGTTGTTCGTATCGGGTAAAGACGATGTGTATGTTGGTCGTATTCGCCAGGATGTTACCGATCCGAACAGTATTACTTTCTGGTGTGTTGGCGATCAGATTAAAAAAGGAGCCGCACTTAACGCAGTTCAGATTGCTGAGTGGCTGATCAAAAATGGCGAAGTGAAATAA